A window of Rhizobium sp. CC-YZS058 genomic DNA:
TGGCGACGCTCGACTTCCGCGACCTGCCGGCCGGCAAGACCAAGGTGCGCCAGTTCGATCTGCCCGGTACACGCTGCGAGGCGCTCGGCAGTCTCCTCATCAACGATGCGCCGGTCTGCACCGGCGACGGCATCGAAAAGACCGCCTGCATGCGCGGGCTCCAGACAGGCTCCAAGGCCGGAATCGCGCTGAAAGGCTGAGGGACTCGCGCTTGAATTGCTGAAGGACGGACGGGCATGAGCAGAACCGCAAAATGGACGATGGCGATCCTCGTTTCGCTGGCTGCGCATGCCGGTGCCGCGGTGCTGATGCTGCCGCGCGAGGAGGAGGCGATGATCGCCGGCGGCGCGCCGATCGAGGTTGCCGTGGTGGGCGATTCCTTCCGCGATACGATCGAAGCCGGATCGCCGGAGGAGGATGCCGCACTGACGCCGCTGGACGAGCAGACCGACGCAGTCCAGCCGGCCGAAACGGAGATCGCAGCCGCATCCCCGCTGGAGACCCCGGTTGCGCCCGAGGCGACGCCGAGGGAGATCGCTCCGGAGAGCACGGAGCCGGTGAGTCCTGAAGCGCTGGCCGACGTCGCGCCGAGCGACGCCGACATTCTTCTGCCGGCTGATGCCGTGCCGCCGCTTGCTGCCGAGGATCCGGACATCGTCGCCAGTCTGCCGCCGGCCGAGGTCGTGCCCCTGCCTCGGCCCGAACCGCCTCGCCCCGCACCGGCGCCCCTCGAGCCGGCAAAGGTCGCAGAGGCCCCGCCGAAGCCGAAGCAGGCCGACTCCAAGCCAGACCGGGCGACCAGGCCGACACCGGCGCGCCCGAAGCGCGGGGAAAAGGGGCAGGCGGCGGTGCGAGAGACCCGGGGGCGGCCGGACGAAGCCGAGACCGGCCGCTCAAGCACAGCCAGCGGCGGCGATGGTGCCCGCGTGGCGACGCTCGGCAATGCCGCCCAGTCCAACTACAAGGGCAAGGTCCAGGATCGGGTGAACCGCCTGGCAAGCCGTCTCGCACGCAAGAACCGGACCGGCATCAACGGCACGACGCTGGTCGCCTTTGCCGTCACCCGTGGCGGCGGCGCCACCGGGGTGCGCCTGACCCGAAGCACCGGGTCGCCGGAGCTCGATGCCGCAATTGTCAGCGGCATCAAGGGACTGTCCTTCCCATCCTTCCCCGCCGGTTATTCGGAACCGACCTGGACCTTCACCATGCCCATTCGGTTCCGCTGATAGGCAAGGGAATCGAGCGGGTTGACGGAGATATCGGCCCTGCAAAATTAATATGATAAGAATTGTCATGTTTTTCTTGTCCTGATCGGATCTCTCGATTAGTGTTTGCGCACAGTGTGGGCCCAGGGCCCGACCAGAAGCACGCCGGAGACTGCAGCATGGGTGACAGACGCCAAAACCGATCGAAGCAGAAAGTCCGAAGCGGGCAGAGCGGAGAGGCCGTGGTGGCCTCAACGCTGGTGGCCGGTGACGGGCTGCAGGGCCGCAGCTTCCTCTATGTCGGCGGACGGGACTGCCAGGTGGCGCATCTGCGCCAGATCGCCAGCACCTTCGGCGCCGAGCTCCTGCATCACGACGGCGGGCTGCGCGAGGCGGTGTCCCGCATCGACAATGTCCTGCCCTCCGTCGATTGTGTGTTCTGCCCGATCGACTGCATCAGCCACGATGCCTGCCTGAGGGTGAAGACCGGCTGCAAGAAGTTCGGCAAGGCTTTCGTTCCGCTGCGCAATGGCAGCAAATCCAGCCTGGAGCGCGCGCTGCAGGACATCAAGACCAGCCGCGCCCGCTCGAACTGAGCCATCCGACGAGCCGCAGCGGTACCATGCCCGATCCATCCACGCCGTTCCCGTTTGGGCTGCTCAGCGCCGCGCTGCGGGATTTGCTGCTGGCCCGCGCCGCCCAGCCGCCGCTCGTTGGCGGCACCGTCGTGCCGTTCCCGCCACGGCGTGGCCGGCCGGGGCAGGCGTGCGAGGCGGAAATCGTTCCGTTTCCTCCCCGGCTGGCGATCGGCGAAGCCGCTACGGAGCCTGCCGTGCCGGGCCGCACGATCGCCTGACCTTCTCAGGCTGTCCCGCGCAGCAGCGCGAGAGCGCCGCCGATCGCCGTCATCAGCCAACCGGCCATCATCAGCACCCCGCCCGTCGGCGCCGACAGGGGGAACAGGCCGTGGCCGGCGACATGGCGAAGCACGAGATCGCCGGCGAAAACCGCCGTCCCGAGAGCCAGCGCCGCCCCCGCCAAGCGCGCAAGGCGCAGCCGGTCGGCAGCGAACGCCAGCCCGATCAGCGCCGGCGCGTGGGCAAGACACATGGCGGAGGCCCCGCCAAGCAGCCGCGCATCGGTTCCATGTGCCGCAGCCGCGGCCAGCGCCACGCCGGCAAGACCGAACAGCCCGGCCATAAGAATGAAGAGAGCAGGGAGGCGGGGAAGAGACATGGGATCAGCTTTCGGCGTTGTGCATGTGGTGCGCGAGTTTCAGGATCGGCTCGCGAATGATTTCACGCAGGCGCGGATGGGGCACGGCCTCTTCCAGCGCCCTGTCGAAGCAGAAGATCCAGCCTTCGATCTCTTCCGCGCCGATCCGGGCCGCGAAATGGCGGCGGCGCAGCATCGGATGGCCGTGCTTGCTGGTATAGAGCGGCGGGCCGCCGAGCCAGCCGGTGAAATAGTCATAGAGTTTCGCCTCGCTGCCCACGAGGCTCGGCGGATGCACGGCGCGGCAGGCGGCGGCCTCCGGGGCTTCATCCATGATGGCATAGAAGCGGTGCACCAGAAGGCGCACCGTCGCCTCGCCGCCGATCGCATCATAGAGGGTGGTTGTCTGCAGCTCTTCCATCTGGCGCCTGCTCGCTCCGTGGTCGTCTTCAAGACGTCATAACGCCAAGCCCTGCGCGCCGCCACGCCAAAGCCGCCGAAGGCCGCAGTCTGCGACACTGCGTCTCCACTTTACAAACCGTCTGGACGGTTTTACTGGTTGCTGATGAGCGAGCGGACAAGACGAACCAACAACCCGGAGGGCGTGCGGCGGCATGTGCTGAGTGCTGCGGCCGATCTCGTGCAGGAGCAGGGCATTGCGCCGCTGACGCTCGACGCCGTTGCGCGGCGCGCCGGCGTCAGCAAGGGCGGGCTGCTGCATCACTTTCCGGCCAAGGCGGCGCTGGTGGAAAGCTTGCTGGAGGATCTTCTCGACCGGCTCGACACGGCGATCGACGCGGCCATGGCGGACGATGCGGAACCGCAGGGCCGCTATAGCCGCGCCTACCTCTCGGCCATTGCCATGCTGGATGCCGACGGCCCGGATTGCGCAAGCGGCTGGTCCTCGGTCTGCGCCGCCCTCGTCGCCGAGCCGGCGCTGCGGTCTCGCTGGCAGGCCTGGGTCGAGGGTCGGAAAGCGACGCATGCCGAAACCGATGGCTCGCCCGATTGCGCGCTGGTGCGGCTGGCCGCCGACGGACTCTGGCTGGCCGACGTGTCCGGCAGCCCGCAATTTCGCCCGGAGGAGCGCCGCGTGCTGATGCAGCGTCTCCAGGACCTCACCCGGACCTGACTGTCGCCACGCTGCCTTTTGAGGACCGTTCCATGTCTCTGCCCGCGCTCTACGCCCTCCTTGTTCTGGCGATCGTCTTTGAGGTGCTCGGCACCTCCGCCATGCAGGCGGCAAACCATTTTTCCCGCCTCGGCCCGACACTGATGATGATCGGGTGCTATGCCGTCGCGTTCTACTGCCTCTCCTATACGCTTCGCGCCATTCCGGTCGGCATCGCCTATGCAATCTGGAGCGGTCTCGGCATCGTGCTGATTTCGGGCGTCGGCGTCTTCGTCTTCGGGCAGACGCTCGACCGACCGGCGATCCTCGGTCTTGGCCTGATCATCGCCGGCGTTCTGGTCCTCAATCTCTTCTCGAAATCGACCTTCCACTAGCCGCCGAAAGACGGTCTTTTCGAGCAAGGTGTGTTGCGTGCGCGCTTACGGCGCAGCACTTTATCGTCAGCCGCCGCTGACCCCTTGCCAGCCCCCGCGCTTCCTACTATCGACTTCGGCTGCAAGCGCTTTGAACCGGCGTTCTGCCCCACTGCTTCTTCATCAAAATGCCGCCCTTTTCGGGCTTCACCTTCATCTTCCTTTGCATGTCGACGGAGCGAATCATGTCCATTCAGGCGGTCGTCTGGGGCGAGAACATTCACGAGCATACCAACGCCGTCGTTCGGGAGATCTATCCGAACGGGATGCACACGACGATCGCTGCGGCGCTGAACGCCGATCCGCGCATCGAGGCGACGACGGCGACCCTG
This region includes:
- a CDS encoding TonB family protein yields the protein MSRTAKWTMAILVSLAAHAGAAVLMLPREEEAMIAGGAPIEVAVVGDSFRDTIEAGSPEEDAALTPLDEQTDAVQPAETEIAAASPLETPVAPEATPREIAPESTEPVSPEALADVAPSDADILLPADAVPPLAAEDPDIVASLPPAEVVPLPRPEPPRPAPAPLEPAKVAEAPPKPKQADSKPDRATRPTPARPKRGEKGQAAVRETRGRPDEAETGRSSTASGGDGARVATLGNAAQSNYKGKVQDRVNRLASRLARKNRTGINGTTLVAFAVTRGGGATGVRLTRSTGSPELDAAIVSGIKGLSFPSFPAGYSEPTWTFTMPIRFR
- a CDS encoding DUF2325 domain-containing protein, with the translated sequence MGDRRQNRSKQKVRSGQSGEAVVASTLVAGDGLQGRSFLYVGGRDCQVAHLRQIASTFGAELLHHDGGLREAVSRIDNVLPSVDCVFCPIDCISHDACLRVKTGCKKFGKAFVPLRNGSKSSLERALQDIKTSRARSN
- a CDS encoding DUF423 domain-containing protein; the encoded protein is MSLPRLPALFILMAGLFGLAGVALAAAAAHGTDARLLGGASAMCLAHAPALIGLAFAADRLRLARLAGAALALGTAVFAGDLVLRHVAGHGLFPLSAPTGGVLMMAGWLMTAIGGALALLRGTA
- a CDS encoding globin → MEELQTTTLYDAIGGEATVRLLVHRFYAIMDEAPEAAACRAVHPPSLVGSEAKLYDYFTGWLGGPPLYTSKHGHPMLRRRHFAARIGAEEIEGWIFCFDRALEEAVPHPRLREIIREPILKLAHHMHNAES
- a CDS encoding TetR/AcrR family transcriptional regulator codes for the protein MSERTRRTNNPEGVRRHVLSAAADLVQEQGIAPLTLDAVARRAGVSKGGLLHHFPAKAALVESLLEDLLDRLDTAIDAAMADDAEPQGRYSRAYLSAIAMLDADGPDCASGWSSVCAALVAEPALRSRWQAWVEGRKATHAETDGSPDCALVRLAADGLWLADVSGSPQFRPEERRVLMQRLQDLTRT
- a CDS encoding DMT family transporter — its product is MSLPALYALLVLAIVFEVLGTSAMQAANHFSRLGPTLMMIGCYAVAFYCLSYTLRAIPVGIAYAIWSGLGIVLISGVGVFVFGQTLDRPAILGLGLIIAGVLVLNLFSKSTFH